From Proteus vulgaris:
ATTAATTAAAAAGAGATATATAGCGGGAGTATTTCTAAAATGAATTTAAATTGTATTATAAATGTTATAAAAGCGATCGCTTTTTATATTAAGCATATTTGAAATTATATTTTTAATTTAAAAATGAAAATAAGAATTATTATTGGTGATAAATTTTTTATTGGCGAATTATTTATAAGGTCTGGTAATAAAGATATTATTCGCTATAGCTGTCTTTTTTTTGCACTTTACCTTTGTATCTCACTAACATTTGGCAAAAAAAAAGTAATTTAAAAAAATAATAACGATTCTGTTAATATAAATGCAATTCACTTATATCATTGTGTCGGTATATATTTTAGTGAAAATATTGCAAAATATAACTCCACCATTTTTTATTTTTCTTATCTATTTCATAAGCATTATCTATATTTTTATCTGCAATAATGATATAAAATGAATTATCTAAAAATGAACTATTATTTTCCAATTTATCAATAGGTAATGTGGGGTTTGATTGAAGAAGTGAGTATGAGTAAATCATGGTAAAAGGAGAACTTTGTCCTAAATATTGTTCATCTTTATATAATACGACATAGACAGGTTCAGTTTCGGTAATATATAAATATATACCTATTGGATTTATTGGGTTTATTTTATATACGTAGGCCAGGTAAACTTTATTTTCTATTTTTTTAAAGAGTAAATATTTATTGAAAAATGTGACATGAGCAAGAAGAAAATACCAGAGTAAAATTAATAAAATAATAATTTTTTTTGTATTTTTCATAAATCATCTAACGAGATATTATTAATATCAATCTAGTGATATTAGGTGAAGGTTAAAATGTATTATAAGATTTTTATTGATAATAGATGTGCCAGATTTTTAATGAAAATATTGTAAAATAGCACTCCACCATTTTTTATGTTTTGTTGATATTAAATAATCATCTGTAAAAGAACCCCCATTTAGATAAAAATTATCATAATCCCCGTATTTCTTATCATATTCATATGTTTTTGGTAATACATTTTCTCCACCAAGAAGATGGATATTACTAGCTATAACAAATGGAGAACTTTGCCCAATATATTTGCCTTCCTTATCATAGAGAACGACAAAAACAGGTTGTTCATTAACTAACCAAAAGTAAATACCGAAAAAATTGATGGGGGCTGGATGATAATAAGCCGCTTGATAATGTTCATTTTTGAAGGATGCAGAATAAAGCCAGCTTGTAGTAAAAGTGACATGAGATAAAAAAAACCACCATAATAAAAAAAGAGTCAATAATGTATATTTAATTATTTTCATAAATCACCTGATAATGTTTAGGAGCATCTATCCAATAAACATCAGAGAAAACGATAAAATCGCCTCCCTCATTATTTTCATCTTGCCAGCGTCGAAAATCTCTATTAAAGACAGGAACATATCCTTTGTATTGTTTATATAGTGAACCCCATGAACCTGTTGTGTAGAGTGCCATATATTTATAAAGTTGACTAAAGGGTAGCACACCATCATGACTCCAAATAAGGCAATGGTCTCTATGGATTTAGGTCATGGTGATGGGCGAGGGCGTTATGTTGAGCGTGTTTATAATAAATTGGAAGTGAGTAATTAAATATATGTGTTATTTCAATTTGAAGATCTAGGTTTTTACCATGATCTTCAAATAAATTTAGTCATATGGAACAATTAAATATTTTTAATTTTCATTGAATTATCAGCCCCAATAGTTAATATAGTTTCATTACTTTTAGTTAATCTTATAAAGTCATTTCGGCCCAGTACTTTTAATAGTTTTCTAATTCCTCTTCCTCCCCGTGAAATATTTACTTTAGTACTTATTTTATCTGGATCTATATAGCTATTAAGACCATTAACAGAGCAAAGGGCATAGAAGCGAAGATTTGTTGAGTATTTTAAAAAAGTATTTTTTCTATCCGAATTTATCCAACCTATCATATCTAATATATCATCATAATGTTTACGTAAAAGATTACAGCTTGCATGAGCACCATAAATAGGGGTCTTATAATTGGGTTTTCCTGTATATGGATCATCATAATGAAATTTCCAAATTGCTTCATGATGGGATAATCGATTGCGTAATGTTTTAATTCTAACAAATGCCTCATGAATTGTTGAGCGTTCGTAACCCATTGGTGCATTTGGAAATACTATAGGCGTAAGATTTGGCCAAAGGAGTCTATATCCATGTGTATCTTCGTATATTGATGTGAGTAAATGAACCCAAAATCCAAAAGTTAAACCTGAAATAATTCTATCAGGGGTTGGTTTTTTTCCCTCTTTACTAATAAGCTCTTTAGCTTGTTGGACTAGATTTTCTTCTTTCACTTTTCGAGCTAATATTCTATTTCCATATTGATCTAATAAATAGCCATGAATATCTTGCCTGTGTTTAGTTAATGTAGCTCGCTTATATCGTTCAATCGGTTTTATTTTACTATTTCCTATATATCTAGGTAGGTCTGTAATCCAGTTATTATTAGGAGTCCATAATCCTTTAGAACCTTTTGGAGGATGAGATAAAATAGCTGAATTTATGGCATTTCTTAATGTGACTTCTAAACATTGAAAAGCGGGTAACATAGCGCCTGATAAGGCTTTATTCCAATGATAGGCTGCAATAACTTGAGAGGGTTGTACTTTTAAATGTTTCTCATAAATATCTAATCTACTTTTAGATATGTAATCAGAATATATCACAGATTTACTCCAAAAATTTATTGACAGGTGTTAGGTATGTATGGCTTAATCTTCATATTAAGGCGGAGTCGCCTCTTTGAGGTCTCTCGCGAAAAAAGTATTTTGGAAAAACCACCTTAGGGTGGTTTTTCTCGTTATAAAAACCGATATTTATTATTATATAAATAATCTATTATTATCATTGTATTCATATAAGAATCTATTTTTTCATTATTAATTTTTTAAAATAAACTTATTATAATTATTTTTTTCTAGAATCAGAAAGTATATCTCTAGAAAAAAGAGAACTAACCGTTATACCAGAAATGCAATTACCCCCTACTGATAATCAAATCATCGATATGGGTGATGCCTTTTGGCAGTGGCTCATTGAGGGTTGTGTAAATGGTCATCTCTCTATAAACCAACCTAATGCACAAATTCATATTATTGCAGGATATGTTTTTATCGTTACTCCCAATATTTTTTATGTGTTTTTAGCTGAAATGAAATTGCCTAAACAAGATAAAGGTAAGCTTCAAAAAGCCTTTGAGAGACTGAAATATCATCGTCATGATCGAGGCAATATGTTTACTTGTCGGCTCTTTCAAAATGAATTATTAGAAGGGCAATTTAAAAAATTAAGTGGTTATTTAATTCCAGCAAATAAAATATTCACAAGCAATAATAAGCCTGCTGAAAATCTATTACTGGTTGTTGTATAAAGATTTTACAATGAATTTGCAATGTGACATTTGCTTATTAAATTGTTTGGCGAAATATCCATCAGCGATAGAAAATAATAATAGTAATTCCACTAAAACAGTCTTGCTCCCATTGATTAATCACGGTATCTTTCACTCGCACCTGCAAAATCAGGTGTCGGGATTGGTCTCCTGCATTGATTATCTATTGGCGACATATTAATACGTTTCGTATTTTATTATGTTGTTCACACAGCTGTACCTCAATGGTGAGCTGGACGGTGGCATCGCAAGATGCGCCAGTGTCCAATAGAGCTGGTAAGGCCAACTCCGTTCAGTTCACCACCAGTAAGATTGGCCTCTTCAGTGGTGAATTTAATAATCATCTATTGGAGGCGGTCTTATGACTACAACCCCTAACCCAACTCATCCATTACTTACTATTCAGTTCAATTCCACAACAGATTTCATAACACTCGTTGATTATTGCGATACTTTTGTAGATGCATTGATTAATAGTGAAGAACTCTCCATTAAAATGGCGTTATGTTGCCGTCTTAATGCCTGTTTAACACTCTTGCAATCGACGTTAGACGAGCCTATTCCTCCTCATTTGGTGCAATGTTTTATTACTAATAAAACACCGCCAAGCCTTCCTCGTTTTGATTTTGAATGTACTGAGCTTTGCCAGCATTGCATTACGCTGACTCAATTTCTTGCCGAGTTAGGTTTCTCAAATGAGAAAGGAAAAAGTCTTATTTGGTTATTGAATGATTTAATTAATTACTTTGTTGCTGAAATGCGAGCACCTAGATGGTTACGTACTCTTAATGGGGTGGAACCTCTTGATAAGGTAATGGTATGACTTTTAAACAGGAGCAACAAAAAAGTCATCATTTAAAGTCTTATGGTTGTTATTTGATGGTTTGTTCGTTTTGTATCAGCGATAACAGCACCTATTGTCGTGTTTTACTGATTGTTGTAAATGAGCATGTTATGGATGACATCACTTTTGAGTTTCTTATTGAGCAGTATTTTTATTATAAATTATTACGTCCTACGACAATGAGAAGTTATCGTAAGGTTCTTCGTACATTTGAAGAATTTACCTCGTTAAATCCTGCTCAGATTGATCAATTAACTGTTCTGCAATGGCGACATCTTGTTTTAGGTGACAATAAGCGCTCAAGTAGAACATGGAACAATAAAGTGACTCATATGAGAGCATTGTTTAATTTTGGAATAGAACAAGAATTATTACCCCATAAAAAGAATCCTTTTAATGGTACGGTAGTTCGTGCAGGAGCAAAAAGAAAAAAGTTCTGACTAAATCACAGATGGATGATATGTACCGTCGAATGACACACTATCTAGAACTTGAAGAAAAGCAAGGTTATGGCTACGTGTGTGATGGGCGAAAAAATGCATTATATCCAGCGTGGTTTTGGATGACGGCAATGAATGTGTTTCGTTACACCGCCATTCGTCAAGGGCAACTTCTGCATATTAGGTTGGGAGATATTAATCTTGAAGAGAAGTGGATCCATCTATGTGAGGAGGGCGCTAAAAATCATCGTGAACATCGGGTACCGATTGTTTCCGCATTATACCCATCACTAGAAAATTTAGTGAAAGAAGCACAAAAGGTAGGTGTAGAACTGACAGATCAAGTATTCAATGTTGGATGGTTTGATTTAATGAAAAGAAAGAAACATCCCAAGACGATGGGATAATACCCGTTACGTTCATTTTTCAAGCGCTTATCAGCGGAATGTAATTTCATTGTATCACCTCACCGTTTTCGACATACCGTCGCAACGCATATGATGCAATCACCAGAACGTAATCTTTATGTTGTGAAAAGGCTGTTAGGACATGCCAGCATTACATCGACATTAGAATACATTGATGAAAGTGTTGATAATTTGCGAGATATACTTGAAGCGGAATTGATGTGATGAAAATAACAGGAGGAGTATCAAGATTTGACAGTGATTAGGAAAGAAAGTAAAAGTTACAAATAAAAAAAAACAGCCTTGGTATGAACAAGACTGTTTAATTTAAGAGTTCCAACATAAAGTGACAATGTCAAATTATATTTTCAACTCTTGATTGCCCTCTCAGTTAGTTAACTAACTGACGAACAAATGAAAGATGGTGCCCGAACTCGGAATCGAACCAAGGACACGGGGATTTTCAATCCCCTGCTCTACCGACTGAGCTATTCGGGCAACGGGGCGTATTAAACCCGATATCGCTTTGCTCGTCAACGTTATTTATCACAAAACTGTTTGATTGCTGTTTTTTTAAACTTATTGGTTAATAAAACACTATTTATCGCGAAAAAAGAGCAAAAACGAAGTTAAGCATAGTTTGTCGTAGCTAGAATTATGGTAACAAAAAATACAATAAGACGGTTTATTGGATCGTAATAACAAACAAAGCTTACCCAAATTGATTGAGTAAGCTTTGTTTCTTTTGACTTAATAATAATTAACGATAGTTGCGTTGAGCTGTACTGACTTTTTCAAGATAACGACGAGATTGGTCGGCAGGGTGCTTATTACGTAACGTGGTATACACTTGCGTAGGCTCTAAGTTGTTAATCATGGCCGCTGCTTGTTTCTTATCACTATGGAATATGCGTAAGACGCTGCCAGCACCCCCATTGTAAGCCTGTATAACGGCATAACGGCGCGAAATAGGATCTTTAATATCACCAAGGTAGCTGTTTTGCAGTATTGAAATATAAGCAGCACCTGCATCGATATTATTAGCAGGATCAAACAAGTAACTACGGCTTGGTTGTCCTGATTTACCTTGCATGCGGAATACATCTCTTCCTGCCGTTGCTGGCATAATTTGCATTAAACCTAATGCGTCTGAACTACTGACAGCATAAGGGTTAAAACTTGATTCAATTTGCATAATAGCTAGGATAAGCGATGGCTCAACACCATATTTAGCTGCTGCTTGTTGGACTAATGGTAAATATTTATGTGCACGTTTATCAAGGTGATTAGGGACTAAATTAATGGTGACATACCAAATTGTATTTATACCAGATTGGCGTTTTTGTAATTTATTGGCAATCAGATAATCAGCAAACTTATTGGCTCGCCATTCCCAGCGTATAGGCTGCCCTGTATTATCAAGAACCTGCCCGGATAAAAAAGGTTCTGTACTGTGAGGGATGTTATTGACATCAGAATAGAGGTCGATAGAGCCTGGATCTTCCCCCATTAATAATGTAGTGACAATCGCCTTATGTAATTGGAATTGAGGAGCGTCACCACCTAATGTTTCTATCGTGATGGTACCCGCTTCAAAGTTAATATGGCTACGGGTTTTATAAGCGTCAGTATATTTTACGTAGTCTTTAGGACCG
This genomic window contains:
- a CDS encoding DUF6201 family protein codes for the protein MKNTKKIIILLILLWYFLLAHVTFFNKYLLFKKIENKVYLAYVYKINPINPIGIYLYITETEPVYVVLYKDEQYLGQSSPFTMIYSYSLLQSNPTLPIDKLENNSSFLDNSFYIIIADKNIDNAYEIDKKNKKWWSYILQYFH
- a CDS encoding DUF6201 family protein, translating into MKIIKYTLLTLFLLWWFFLSHVTFTTSWLYSASFKNEHYQAAYYHPAPINFFGIYFWLVNEQPVFVVLYDKEGKYIGQSSPFVIASNIHLLGGENVLPKTYEYDKKYGDYDNFYLNGGSFTDDYLISTKHKKWWSAILQYFH
- a CDS encoding DUF6402 family protein — encoded protein: MLPFSQLYKYMALYTTGSWGSLYKQYKGYVPVFNRDFRRWQDENNEGGDFIVFSDVYWIDAPKHYQVIYENN
- a CDS encoding Abi family protein: MIYSDYISKSRLDIYEKHLKVQPSQVIAAYHWNKALSGAMLPAFQCLEVTLRNAINSAILSHPPKGSKGLWTPNNNWITDLPRYIGNSKIKPIERYKRATLTKHRQDIHGYLLDQYGNRILARKVKEENLVQQAKELISKEGKKPTPDRIISGLTFGFWVHLLTSIYEDTHGYRLLWPNLTPIVFPNAPMGYERSTIHEAFVRIKTLRNRLSHHEAIWKFHYDDPYTGKPNYKTPIYGAHASCNLLRKHYDDILDMIGWINSDRKNTFLKYSTNLRFYALCSVNGLNSYIDPDKISTKVNISRGGRGIRKLLKVLGRNDFIRLTKSNETILTIGADNSMKIKNI
- a CDS encoding conjugal transfer nickase/helicase domain-containing protein; the protein is MQLPPTDNQIIDMGDAFWQWLIEGCVNGHLSINQPNAQIHIIAGYVFIVTPNIFYVFLAEMKLPKQDKGKLQKAFERLKYHRHDRGNMFTCRLFQNELLEGQFKKLSGYLIPANKIFTSNNKPAENLLLVVV
- a CDS encoding ash family protein, coding for MVSWTVASQDAPVSNRAGKANSVQFTTSKIGLFSGEFNNHLLEAVL
- the mltC gene encoding membrane-bound lytic murein transglycosylase MltC, with amino-acid sequence MKKILLLLIIAPLLISCSSQPPKTFEPDYAKNTNAFDILMGQFANNIEMIWGMKEVLIAGPKDYVKYTDAYKTRSHINFEAGTITIETLGGDAPQFQLHKAIVTTLLMGEDPGSIDLYSDVNNIPHSTEPFLSGQVLDNTGQPIRWEWRANKFADYLIANKLQKRQSGINTIWYVTINLVPNHLDKRAHKYLPLVQQAAAKYGVEPSLILAIMQIESSFNPYAVSSSDALGLMQIMPATAGRDVFRMQGKSGQPSRSYLFDPANNIDAGAAYISILQNSYLGDIKDPISRRYAVIQAYNGGAGSVLRIFHSDKKQAAAMINNLEPTQVYTTLRNKHPADQSRRYLEKVSTAQRNYR